One window of Mangrovibacterium diazotrophicum genomic DNA carries:
- a CDS encoding replicative DNA helicase, whose translation MKPRSTIEEINEVFGKIPPQAVEVEEAVLGALMLEQDAYISIAEIIDTRSFYKLQHQQIFEIIKSLSQSNKPIDLLMVTQELRNRGLLDEIGGPLVITKLTSKVVSAAHIEFHARIIAQKFIQREMIRISSEIQIKAYDDTLDVDDLVNETVSELVVIQETGKSNETTISEGVDGLEKRITWNQANTGLSGIGTGFYKFDKFSGGLQKTDLLVIAGESSQGKTSLALTITKNAVMNYKARAAIYSLEMDKIQLVARLVAQETGISSKRILTQKLSPSEINRVSITTRIIKTLPVFFDESSTSSIDQICTSMRRLKMKYGINLAVVDYLQLVGSGLKNKSDEAQIAEIARRLKNAAKDLGISVIAISQLSRTTNGNHRPTKSRLRGSGQIEEAADVVMTVWRPETYEINEFDEPHKGILTFGLAECLIEKGRNIGTGSFLLKFNKETTSFYDYLPDYELPAQKKDLEF comes from the coding sequence ATGAAACCTCGAAGTACTATAGAAGAGATTAATGAAGTCTTTGGAAAGATTCCGCCTCAAGCTGTTGAAGTAGAAGAAGCCGTATTGGGTGCATTAATGCTTGAACAGGACGCCTACATCAGCATAGCCGAAATCATTGATACAAGAAGCTTTTATAAATTGCAGCATCAACAAATTTTCGAAATAATCAAAAGTCTTTCGCAAAGCAATAAACCAATCGATTTGTTGATGGTGACTCAGGAGCTTCGAAATCGTGGTTTACTTGACGAGATTGGAGGTCCCTTGGTGATTACTAAGCTTACTTCTAAAGTTGTATCAGCTGCACACATTGAATTTCATGCCCGGATTATCGCCCAAAAGTTTATACAACGTGAGATGATCCGGATTTCGTCGGAAATACAAATAAAGGCATATGATGACACGCTTGATGTAGATGACCTTGTAAACGAAACTGTAAGTGAATTGGTTGTAATTCAGGAAACAGGTAAAAGCAACGAAACAACGATCTCAGAGGGAGTTGACGGTCTTGAAAAACGAATTACCTGGAATCAAGCGAACACCGGTTTGTCGGGTATCGGTACTGGATTCTATAAGTTCGATAAGTTTTCCGGTGGTTTACAAAAGACTGATCTCTTAGTCATCGCGGGGGAAAGTTCACAAGGTAAAACATCGCTCGCGCTTACAATTACTAAAAACGCAGTCATGAACTACAAGGCCAGAGCTGCAATTTATTCCTTGGAGATGGATAAAATTCAGTTGGTGGCACGGTTAGTAGCCCAGGAGACCGGAATTTCGTCAAAAAGGATTCTGACTCAAAAGTTATCGCCATCTGAAATTAATAGGGTTTCCATAACGACGCGAATTATAAAAACATTGCCAGTTTTCTTTGATGAAAGCAGTACTTCAAGCATCGACCAGATTTGCACCTCTATGAGACGGTTAAAGATGAAATACGGGATTAACCTTGCAGTTGTTGATTACTTGCAATTGGTCGGGTCTGGACTAAAAAATAAGAGTGATGAAGCTCAGATTGCGGAGATAGCCCGCAGACTCAAAAATGCAGCAAAGGATTTAGGAATATCTGTTATTGCGATATCTCAGCTGAGCAGAACAACTAACGGGAATCACAGGCCAACCAAAAGCCGCTTGAGAGGTTCTGGTCAGATTGAAGAAGCTGCGGATGTTGTAATGACCGTTTGGAGGCCTGAAACATACGAAATAAACGAATTTGATGAACCACACAAAGGTATTCTAACTTTCGGGTTAGCGGAATGCCTTATCGAGAAAGGGCGCAATATTGGAACTGGCTCTTTTCTTCTGAAGTTTAACAAGGAAACTACTTCTTTCTATGACTACTTGCCAGATTATGAATTACCAGCGCAAAAGAAAGATTTAGAGTTTTAA
- a CDS encoding helix-turn-helix domain-containing protein — MKKSFSSLPQPQIGSPEERQHRSLFYLQQESQFNTPRLGISHDNLPSAVELILYKAQENEKRLNLVLELLQQTQDTLPDELLDTDQASEFLKITKPTLYSKVSRGELPHMKRSKRLYFSKQELKEYLKAGKRLSNAEIDAKATAYLQAKQED, encoded by the coding sequence ATGAAAAAATCATTCTCTTCACTACCCCAACCGCAAATTGGATCTCCAGAAGAACGACAACACAGAAGTCTTTTTTATCTTCAACAGGAGAGTCAATTCAACACACCGAGACTGGGCATTTCTCACGATAATCTTCCCAGTGCTGTAGAATTGATACTTTATAAAGCTCAAGAAAATGAGAAACGACTGAACTTAGTTCTAGAACTACTGCAACAGACGCAGGATACCCTACCCGATGAATTACTTGATACCGACCAAGCATCCGAATTTTTAAAGATTACTAAGCCCACGTTGTATTCTAAAGTAAGCCGGGGCGAATTGCCTCACATGAAGCGATCAAAGCGGCTATACTTTTCGAAACAAGAGTTAAAAGAATATTTGAAGGCCGGGAAGAGACTTTCAAACGCTGAAATCGATGCGAAGGCTACGGCATACTTACAAGCTAAGCAAGAGGACTAA
- a CDS encoding site-specific integrase, producing MTGIKVSLRQKNISDGRKSLYLDFYPAIVRNGKATRRQFLNMYILTDKAEVKREIDKRKTEGKDTIQLIKLYKSLKTLTPLDRVGNTDTLKLAEAIRQKRENELNKPEIYNDYEREQLRKKDLGERCFVAYFRAMAERRNNSNYDSWMSALKYLESYTNGSIKFADLSEQFFEGLKDHLLTSKSSRSDKSTLSQNSAAAYFNKIKAGIRQAFKDGIIQTDFNGKISSIKERDTRREYLSIEELNKLVKTPCNNELLKRAALFSALTGLRFSDIQKLTWGEVEKYEGRYILKFTQKKTKGSEVLPISEQAVSFMGEPSDPGIKVFDGLTYSAYQNKHLFQWIGAAGITKDITFHCFRHTYATLQLSKGTDIYTVSKMLGHKNLKTTQVYAKIMDEAKQQAADKIKLDL from the coding sequence ATGACAGGAATCAAAGTCTCATTACGGCAAAAGAATATTTCTGACGGGCGTAAAAGCCTTTATCTAGACTTTTATCCGGCTATTGTTCGGAATGGGAAAGCAACCCGGAGGCAGTTTTTAAACATGTATATTTTAACTGATAAGGCTGAAGTTAAAAGGGAGATCGACAAAAGGAAAACGGAAGGTAAAGATACCATACAATTAATTAAGCTTTACAAAAGTCTGAAAACCTTGACACCGCTTGATAGAGTCGGAAATACTGACACCCTAAAATTGGCTGAAGCAATACGTCAAAAGCGGGAGAACGAGTTAAATAAACCCGAGATATACAATGACTACGAACGGGAGCAACTAAGGAAGAAGGATCTAGGCGAAAGATGTTTTGTAGCGTACTTTCGGGCCATGGCAGAAAGACGAAACAATTCAAATTATGATAGTTGGATGTCCGCCCTTAAATATTTAGAAAGCTACACTAATGGAAGTATAAAATTTGCTGACTTATCGGAGCAGTTTTTTGAAGGGCTGAAAGACCACTTACTAACATCCAAAAGTAGCAGGAGCGATAAATCGACCCTATCACAAAACTCCGCTGCAGCATATTTCAACAAAATAAAAGCAGGAATTCGTCAAGCCTTCAAAGATGGCATTATACAAACAGACTTCAACGGAAAAATAAGTAGCATAAAAGAAAGGGATACAAGGCGAGAGTACCTATCAATTGAGGAATTAAATAAGCTCGTTAAAACACCTTGCAATAACGAATTATTGAAACGCGCTGCCTTGTTCTCTGCTCTTACTGGATTACGTTTTTCAGATATTCAAAAGCTTACCTGGGGTGAAGTTGAGAAATATGAAGGTCGTTATATTTTGAAGTTTACCCAGAAGAAAACTAAAGGCAGCGAAGTTTTGCCTATATCGGAACAAGCAGTTTCGTTTATGGGTGAACCGAGTGATCCGGGAATAAAAGTATTCGATGGACTAACTTATTCGGCCTATCAAAACAAACACCTGTTTCAATGGATTGGAGCCGCCGGTATCACTAAGGACATTACTTTCCATTGCTTTCGCCATACATACGCGACCCTCCAGCTAAGCAAAGGAACTGATATTTATACTGTTTCTAAAATGTTAGGGCACAAGAACCTTAAAACGACACAGGTTTACGCGAAAATTATGGACGAGGCAAAGCAGCAGGCAGCAGATAAAATCAAACTGGATCTATAG
- a CDS encoding helix-turn-helix domain-containing protein, whose protein sequence is MTSKIQVQRICQHCGKEFTARTTVTKCCSDHCSKMFYKARQRAEKIKQSNTETQQIINRPIEELKAKDFLSVKEVSDLLGCSVRTVYRLVETGQIKATNLGERLTRIKRTDIDSLLT, encoded by the coding sequence ATGACATCAAAAATTCAAGTACAACGGATTTGTCAGCATTGCGGAAAGGAATTTACCGCCCGGACAACAGTCACAAAATGTTGTTCTGACCATTGCTCAAAAATGTTTTACAAAGCCCGACAACGTGCGGAAAAGATTAAGCAGTCAAACACTGAAACCCAACAGATAATAAACCGACCGATTGAAGAATTGAAAGCGAAAGACTTTTTAAGCGTTAAAGAAGTGTCTGATCTATTAGGCTGTTCTGTTCGTACCGTTTATCGCTTAGTGGAGACTGGACAGATAAAAGCTACCAACCTCGGGGAACGATTGACACGGATAAAAAGAACTGACATCGATAGCTTATTGACTTGA
- the mnmE gene encoding tRNA uridine-5-carboxymethylaminomethyl(34) synthesis GTPase MnmE, producing the protein MLDQATICAIATSPGMGAIATIRLSGEKAIDIAEAVFQSTNRSKKLANQKANTLHYGTISEGAEIIDEVVMSLFRAPHSFTGEDIIEIGCHGSVYIQQRLLQVLIKHGARMARPGEFTQRAFLNGKMDLSQAEAVADLIFSSNASNHKMALKQMRGGFSKEISKLRGQLLHFIAMVELELDFSEEDVEFADRKELVRLTTEIEELLAKLANSFKLGNVLKNGVPVAIVGETNVGKSTLLNALLKEEKAIVSDIHGTTRDVIEDVINIDGTAFRFFDTAGIRETTDQIENLGIERSYSKLEQAEIVLLVTDLTNPMDLIQQRIEKIRERVNDQELIIVGNKADLAGRDKIGEMLSEIDLADNENVVFISAKQQQNLDSLIDLLKESANLQQAEGADVIVSNIRHFEALTNAHEAVVRVIDGLNNGISGDFLAQDIRECLHYLGEITGEISNDEVLGHIFKNFCIGK; encoded by the coding sequence ATGCTGGATCAAGCTACTATTTGTGCTATTGCAACTTCTCCCGGCATGGGAGCCATCGCAACCATTCGATTGTCGGGTGAGAAGGCTATTGACATAGCTGAGGCGGTTTTCCAATCAACCAACAGGTCGAAGAAGCTAGCCAACCAAAAGGCGAACACGTTACACTACGGAACGATCAGCGAAGGTGCCGAGATTATTGATGAAGTTGTGATGTCGTTGTTCCGCGCGCCGCATTCGTTTACAGGTGAAGATATCATTGAAATTGGCTGCCACGGTTCGGTTTACATTCAACAGCGATTGTTGCAAGTGTTGATCAAGCACGGCGCGCGAATGGCTCGTCCCGGCGAATTTACCCAACGTGCTTTTTTGAATGGCAAAATGGACCTTTCGCAGGCTGAAGCGGTAGCAGACCTGATTTTCTCCAGCAACGCTTCCAACCATAAAATGGCACTGAAACAGATGCGCGGCGGTTTCTCGAAGGAAATCAGCAAGTTGCGTGGCCAGCTTTTGCATTTCATTGCGATGGTTGAACTGGAGCTTGACTTCAGCGAGGAAGATGTGGAGTTTGCCGATCGCAAGGAATTGGTTCGGTTAACCACAGAAATTGAAGAATTGTTAGCCAAGTTGGCTAATTCATTCAAACTGGGTAATGTCTTGAAAAATGGTGTTCCGGTTGCCATTGTTGGCGAGACCAATGTTGGCAAGTCTACCTTACTTAATGCGTTGTTGAAGGAAGAGAAAGCGATTGTTTCGGATATTCACGGTACCACCCGCGACGTTATTGAAGACGTGATTAATATTGATGGAACAGCCTTCCGTTTCTTCGATACGGCCGGTATTCGCGAAACAACCGACCAGATTGAAAACCTTGGGATCGAACGCAGTTACAGCAAGTTGGAGCAGGCTGAGATTGTATTGTTAGTTACTGATTTGACGAATCCGATGGACTTGATCCAACAACGGATTGAGAAGATTCGCGAGCGCGTCAACGATCAGGAGTTGATTATCGTTGGTAATAAAGCCGATTTGGCTGGGCGCGATAAAATCGGGGAAATGCTCTCTGAAATTGATCTTGCCGACAACGAAAATGTCGTATTCATTTCGGCGAAGCAGCAGCAAAACCTGGATAGTCTGATCGATCTGCTGAAAGAAAGCGCCAACCTGCAACAAGCCGAAGGTGCTGATGTCATCGTTTCAAATATTCGCCATTTCGAAGCGCTGACAAATGCTCACGAGGCAGTTGTTCGCGTTATTGACGGGTTGAATAACGGCATTAGCGGCGACTTCCTGGCTCAGGATATCCGCGAGTGTCTGCACTATCTCGGTGAAATAACCGGTGAAATATCCAATGACGAAGTATTGGGACATATCTTTAAGAATTTCTGTATCGGAAAGTAA
- the fabG gene encoding 3-oxoacyl-[acyl-carrier-protein] reductase, whose protein sequence is MKLLEGKTAIVTGASRGIGKAIAMKFAEEGCNIAFTDLFENEAMKATEAELAALGVKAKGYASNAANFAETDEVVNKIVEDFGRIDALVNNAGITKDTLLMRMTEDQWDAVINVNLKSVFNFTKAAQKVMLKQRSGSIINLSSVVGVSGNAGQSNYSASKAGILGFTKSIAKELGSRGIRSNAIAPGFIITEMTGAIPEDARKAWEANIPMKRGGTPEEVAKVALFLASDLSSYVSGQTINVCGAMNT, encoded by the coding sequence ATGAAATTACTTGAAGGTAAAACAGCTATCGTAACCGGTGCGTCAAGAGGTATCGGTAAAGCTATTGCTATGAAATTTGCCGAAGAAGGCTGTAATATCGCGTTCACTGACTTGTTTGAAAACGAGGCTATGAAAGCAACAGAAGCCGAACTGGCTGCTTTAGGTGTAAAAGCTAAAGGTTATGCTTCAAACGCTGCAAATTTTGCTGAAACGGACGAAGTAGTTAATAAAATCGTAGAAGATTTCGGTCGTATCGATGCATTGGTGAACAACGCCGGTATCACAAAAGATACGCTGTTGATGCGTATGACAGAAGACCAATGGGACGCTGTTATCAACGTGAACCTGAAATCAGTTTTCAACTTTACAAAAGCAGCTCAAAAAGTGATGTTGAAACAACGCAGTGGTTCAATCATCAACCTGAGTTCTGTTGTTGGTGTTAGCGGTAATGCCGGCCAATCAAACTACTCAGCTTCAAAAGCGGGTATCCTTGGTTTCACCAAATCAATCGCTAAAGAGCTTGGTTCTCGCGGCATTCGCAGTAACGCGATCGCTCCTGGTTTCATCATCACCGAAATGACAGGTGCTATTCCGGAAGACGCTCGTAAAGCATGGGAAGCAAACATCCCGATGAAACGCGGTGGCACGCCGGAAGAAGTTGCTAAAGTTGCTTTGTTCCTTGCATCTGATCTTTCATCGTATGTAAGCGGACAAACGATCAACGTTTGCGGCGCAATGAATACTTAA